The sequence below is a genomic window from Cyanobacteriota bacterium.
GCCTGCCTAACCCAGCGATTGCCCCATCATCAGTAGCTATGCAAAAGCCTGCAAACTCTCTCAGAAGTGATCAACCTCGACTGTGCACTTGTCTATTGACAACCAGCCGCAAGCATCCACTAGCGATTCACGTAAAATTACAATTCTCCACAAACGGAGACTGACCGACCCAGTCTGTGTTATCTAGCAACTACCCATGTCACCATGGTGCTCAACACGCTAGCAAAGCACAAACCTAGCAGTTACAGGCCGGTCAAACCATACTCGGCGGTTCACACCCGTCTACCACAGACAAGGCAGGATTACATTGTCGCCGCTTTTTCAACTTCATCTCCAGATACCACATGGGCATCCAGGGGTATCCAGTCACAGCAAAGAATTTCAATGCCAGCAACCTTTAGTAACATGACAATTTCACTCTAGTCTAAACACTCTCCGTTTGTCCAGCGTGGATACTTCAGGGTACTCTGGATAGTGGAAAATTTTTAACGAAAAGGTCACGATCCCTATGTTGTCTCGTGGTATTCGTTTGCTGTTGATAGTTTGCTTGTCGGTTCTATTGTGGTCAGGTGTTGTTACTGCTGCCTATGCTATGGGAGGAACCCTGCCACCCTTGAATCAACCTGCGCCAGTGTTTACCCTGCCCACCAACTCTGGTGATGGGGATATATCGCTAACGGACTATCGGGGTAAGTGGGTTGTGTTGTATTTCTATCCAAAAGATTTCACCGCTGGCTGCACGATCGAAGCCCAGCGATTCCAGAGAGACTTGCCAGAGTATCTAGCTCGCAATACTCAGATTTTGGGAGTCAGTGCCGATTCGATCGACTCCCACGCCGAGTTTTGTGATGCTGAAGGGCTAAAATTTCCGCTACTTGCTGATGTAGACGGCAGTGTGAGCAAGGCCTATGGTTCTTGGATGGGGTTTGTATCTGCTCGCCATACGTTCATCATTGACCCAGAGGGAATAATTCGAGAAGAATTTGTGGGTGTGCGTCCAACCACCCACAGCGCTGAAGTGCTGGCACGCTTGGATGAGCTGCAAAAAGCGACTTAAAAGCAGTCTTAAACCGGTGTGTCTGCCACTTCTGAAAGCGGCTACCTGTGGGTTACACGGGTACGCTTTCCGCTACTATTAAAAAATGACTAAGTTTGATGGTATGCTAACTGCCCGTGGTGTTAGCAAGCGCCACAAGCTGTAAGCTTGCTATGTCGGTTTTGCGTTTTAAAGGATTGAATAGCTGTGACTCAAGAAGAAATTTTTAGCAAAGTCCAAAAGATTGTGGCAGAGCAACTAGGTGTGGACGCAGGGGAAGTGAAGCCTGAGGCAAGTTTTGCCAATGACCTAGGTGCTGACTCTCTAGACACGGTTGAATTGGTAATGGCCTTGGAGGAAGAGTTTAACGTTGAGATTCCTGACGAATCTGCTGAGGGCATCACGACGGTTCAAGATGCAGTGAACTTTATTAAAGAAAAAGTAGCCGCTTAAGTTGAGCGACTAAGGCTGTTTGTCGATGTTTGTAGCCGACCATGACGAATACTGTTGATGAGCGATCGCCCCTGAAACGTGTAGTAGTGACGGGGCTGGGGGCCATTACCCCCATTGGCAATACGACTGATGACTACTGGCAGGGGTTGTTGAGTGGTCGTAACGGCGTAGGTATGATTACCCAATTTGACGCTGATAAGCATGATTGTCGTATTGCTGCCGAGGTAAAAGGTTTTGATCCCCACGATTACATGGATCGTAAAGAAGCAAAGCGCATGGATCGGTTTGCCCAGTTTGGGGTGGCTGCTAGTTTGCAGGCCATTGCAGATGCTCGGCTTGTGATTAATGACTTGAATGCTGAGCAGGTAGGAGTCATGTTGGGGACTGGCATTGGTGGTCTACGAGTTCTAGAAGAACAACACACCGTCTACGTTGAGCGTGGCCCCGATCGGTGCAGTCCCTTTATGATTCCCATGATGATTGCCAACATGGCAGCCGGACTAACGGCGATTCATACCGGAGCCAAGGGGCCTAATTCCTGTTCGGTGACAGCCTGTGCTGCTGGGTCGAATGCCATTGGTGACGCATTTCGATTAATTCAGCGCGGCTATGCCCAAGCCATGATCTGTGGAGGCACAGAGTCAGCCGTGACTCCCTTGGCACTGGCAGGTTTTGCGGCTTGTAAGGCGTTGTCCTTGCGTAACGATGATCCTAGCCGTGCTAGCCGTCCCTTTGACCGCGATCGAGATGGATTCGTGATTGGCGAAGGCTCTGGCATCCTCATTCTAGAAGAATTGGGATATGCCCTCAGTCGAGGTGCCAAGATTTATGCTGAACTGGTTGGCTATGGTATGACCTGTGATGCTTACCACATGACCGGGCAACTTCCTGGTGGTCCGCAGGCCGCTAGAGCCATGTCCTTAGCCCTTAAAGATGCAAACCTGACACCAGATCAGGTAAGTTATATCAATGCTCACGGTACCAGTACGCCGCTGAATGATCCTACAGAAACGGCTGCCATTAAGAAAGTTTTGGGGGATCATGCCTACAAGGTTGCTGTGAGTTCGACAAAATCCATGACAGGCCATCTGCTGGGTGGTGCAGGTGGCATTGAGGCAGTAGCGACAGCGCTGGCTGTCTTCCATGACCAGGTACCACCGACGATTAACCTAGAAAATCCGGATCCAGACTGTGACTTAGACTATGTACCCCATCAGAGCCGATCGCTGCCTGTGGAAGTGGCACTTTCCAACTCCTTTGGCTTTGGTGGTCACAATGTAACACTGGCATTCAAAAAGTATCGAGGCTAAGAGTAGCAAGTTCCCTTGGGTGTGGCATCAGAGTAAGCTAGCTGTATCAGATTGATTAGCTGCTATGTCAGCATTGAGGTCATCACTGCTTTTTTGCTGCCATTGGTTGGCAACTGGGAAGTTTGACAATTTAACTCCAGAGGATATGCTGGCTCGGTGTGAACACTATTGGCGTTATCGAGTAGTGCTAGAGGATCTGGGCGAAGAGGAAGGGAATTGTAGCACCTGGAAGGTGCCTACATGGTTAAGATTGCTAAGATTTCTTGCATCATCCAGCAGGGCAGCTAGACAACAGTATCTAGTCCGTCATGCCCGAAAAATCTTCGGCAGCAGTCAGGGCTAAGTCGGAGAAGATAGTGGAGACGATGCGATCCCTTAGATGGTAAGCTGTTAAGCGTTTAGCTTACGACGTTCCTCCCACGCAGGATGATCAGCCATGACAACAACTGCTTTCCCGATCGACCTTAGTGCCTATCAAACAATAACTCTGGATCCAACGATTCCAACCTTGACGGATGAGCAACGGGCAGCTTTGCAAGCTAACATTCAGCTTTGTCGAGATGCGATTGTCTTCTTTACCGCTACGGGTGCGGCTAAGGGTGTAGGTGGTCACACAGGTGGCCCCTACGATACAGTGCCTGAAGTGGTGATCATGGATGCGTTATTTCGAGGCAACCCTGACAAGTTTGTACCGATATTTTTTGATGAAGCCGGACATCGCGTCGGAACTCAGTATTTGATGGCAGCGATCTACGGCGACTTACCTGCGGAGCAACTGACTCGCTACCGTGAAGCCCACTCCAAACTGCCAGGGCACCCCGAACTTGGCTTGACACCAGGGGTGAAGTTTAGCTCTGGCCGCTTGGGGCACATGTGGCCCTATGTCAACGGTGTAGCTATGGCTAATCCTGGTAAGGTCGTGTTCTGTCTGGGATCCGATGGCTCTCAGCAGGAAGGAAACGATGCTGAAGCAGCACGTCTGGCAGTTGCTCAGCACTTGAATGTGAAGCTGATTATTGATGACAACGATGTGACCATTGCTGGACACCCCTCTAAGTATCTCCCCGGTTTCACAGTCACTAAAACCCTAGAGGGCCATGGTGTTAAGGTGTTGGAAGGGGATGGCGAAGATTTGGATGGGCTGTATGCCCGCATCTGTGAAGCGGTGAATACCCCTGGCACAGTAGCCGTTGTCAATAAGCGTCCTATGTGTGTTGGCATTGAAGGCTTAGAAGGCTCTAACCACGGGCATGATGTGATTTCTGTGGAAAAGGCGATCGCCTACCTAGAAAAGCGTGGCCGCACAGATGCTGTTACCTTCTTGAAGGGCATTACTAAACCCAAGCAGGACTACACCTTTCTGGGGTCAGGGGACAAATGGGGATCTAACCGCAACGTCTTTGGGGATGCAGTCGTGGGTATTTTGGGCAAGATGTCCGAAGCGGAGCGCAAAGAGAAAGTAATGGTCATCGATAGCGATCTGGAAGGCTCCTGTGGCTTGAAGAAGATTCACGATGCTCATCCAGAAGTCTTTGTTCCTTCTGGGATCATGGAGCGAGGCAACCTCTCAGCAGCGGCCGGCTTTGGCATGGAAAAGGGTAAGCAGGGCATTTTTGCTACCTTTGCCGCTTTCCTAGAGATGTGTATTTCTGAAATCACCATGGCACGGCTTAACTACTCCAACCTGCTCTGCCATTTCTCCCACTCTGGTATTGACGACATGGCAGATAATACCTGCCATTTTGGGTTAAACAACTTCTTTGCTGATAACGGGCTGGATGATGGCTATGACACCAAGCTTTACTTCCCAGCAGATGCTGCCCAGATGAAGGCAGTAGTGGAGGCAGTCTTCTTTGATCCTGGTCTGCGCTTTATTTTCTCCACTCGTTCCAAAACTCCCAACATCCTCAAGGCGGATGGTAGTGACTTCTTTGGTGAGGGCTACACCTTTGTGCCTGGCAAGGATGAAATCATCCGTGAGGGTACTGCTGGTTACATTGTGGCTGTTGGGGATGCGTTGTATCGGGCATTGGATGCTGTAGAGCGTCTGAAGCAAGAGGGCATTGATGTGGGGCTAGTGAACAAGCCGACCCTCAACGTGGTGGATGAGGAAATGATGGCGACGATCGGCAAGTCTCCCTTTGTGCTCATCGTAGAAGCCTTTAACCGCAAGACGGGCTTGGGTAGTCGCTTTGGGTCTTGGCTGCTAGAGCGTGGCTATGCTCCTAAGTTTGCCTATTTGGGCACCCACAAGGAAGGCTGTGGTGGTCTGTGGGAACAGTTTCCTCATCAAGGGTTAGATCCTGTCAGTATCATGACCAAGGTAAAAGCCCTGCTAGGGTAGTATCTGTAGTCACTCCAGACTAGGGAGAGACATTTAATATCAAGTCCGTTTGAATGCACAGAAGTAAGAGTGGCGAGTTTGGCAACAGGAATGCCACGACGGATTCAAATTGCCCCTCACCTTAGCCTGGCAGCATTGGCACAGCCCTATCGCCAAGCGAACCTAGAGACTGAGCGCAGTCACTACCAGATCATTACCAGATCATCTGGCTCTCAGCGCAAGGGAACGCACTGAGGAGGTGGCGGCGCTGACCAGTTATAGTCGAGAGCAGATTTATGAACTAGTGTAGGGCTATAACCGCACAAGGCTCACCGCCCTTGGGGATCAACGCCGCAAGCATCTTGGGGTGCAACCCCTGTTGAATGAGGTGCAGCAAGCCTAACTCTGGCAAGCGTTACAAACGCCGCCTGGGAATGGAAACCTATAGGATGAGCCGAAGGTGGCCCAGTGGATGAGCAATCTCCTGGGGCACCCCATCCATCTGCAACGAGGCCGGGAGTATCTGCGGGCGATGGAGTTGCGTCGCCGCTGCCCGCGATCGCAGCACCAAGAGACTGACCCCGTGGCACAAGCAGCCTGGAAACCAACCTCGCGCAACGGGTAGCTGCCCTGCGACAGCAGTATCCGGAGGCCACCGTTGAGGTGTGGGCGGAAGATGCGTATTGCATCGGCGTACACCCGGTAAGTCGGATGGTTGGGGTACCGATAGTTGCTCCCCCGTTGCCCAAGTCAACTGGAAGTACCAATGGTTATGGTTGGTTGGGTTTGTCCAACCGACAACAAGCATGACCTATAGGTGGATTGTACTGTGTCTGACCGCTGAGGTCTTTAGCCGCTTGCTTGAGGGTTTTGCCCAGCACTTTGGGTAGGGAGACCAAAAACACGGGTTATTGATGGTGGATCGAGCAGCGTTCCATACCAGTGCCAAGGTCCATACCCCCAAGGGTGTGCATTTGTTCTATCTACCACCGAACTCACCAGAGTTACAACTCGCCAAGCGCCTATGGCTGCTAACGAATGAAGCGATCGCCAATCGGAGCTTTGCTGATCTAAAGGAGTTGGAAGCCGTCACAGCCCATTGCTGTTGGGTCTTGCTGCAACGCACTGACTTCATCCAAGGGCTAACAAAACTTTTACTGGTGGGCAGAGGTGGTCGGCTAACTATGGCTAATTAACTAGATTTGATATCATGTCATTTTCAAACACATGGGCATAAAAACGACTGTTAATAATATGTTTCACTAGCAGGTTATTCGAACAGAGCTAATAGTGTATTAAATATTTCTTTTCTAACAGATAGAACGAGATTATTAAAACAGAGCTGATAGTAGATTAAGTATTTTTTTCTAACAGATAGAACGAGATTATTAAACAAGACTTCTTTGCTATTGAGTGCCTATCTTGTTATTTAACAGATAGGCATCTCTAATGTTGTTTTACGTTTTTTCGCTTTACTTTATAGAACTTACTTTGG
It includes:
- a CDS encoding peroxiredoxin, translating into MLSRGIRLLLIVCLSVLLWSGVVTAAYAMGGTLPPLNQPAPVFTLPTNSGDGDISLTDYRGKWVVLYFYPKDFTAGCTIEAQRFQRDLPEYLARNTQILGVSADSIDSHAEFCDAEGLKFPLLADVDGSVSKAYGSWMGFVSARHTFIIDPEGIIREEFVGVRPTTHSAEVLARLDELQKAT
- the acpP gene encoding acyl carrier protein; the encoded protein is MTQEEIFSKVQKIVAEQLGVDAGEVKPEASFANDLGADSLDTVELVMALEEEFNVEIPDESAEGITTVQDAVNFIKEKVAA
- the fabF gene encoding beta-ketoacyl-ACP synthase II, coding for MTNTVDERSPLKRVVVTGLGAITPIGNTTDDYWQGLLSGRNGVGMITQFDADKHDCRIAAEVKGFDPHDYMDRKEAKRMDRFAQFGVAASLQAIADARLVINDLNAEQVGVMLGTGIGGLRVLEEQHTVYVERGPDRCSPFMIPMMIANMAAGLTAIHTGAKGPNSCSVTACAAGSNAIGDAFRLIQRGYAQAMICGGTESAVTPLALAGFAACKALSLRNDDPSRASRPFDRDRDGFVIGEGSGILILEELGYALSRGAKIYAELVGYGMTCDAYHMTGQLPGGPQAARAMSLALKDANLTPDQVSYINAHGTSTPLNDPTETAAIKKVLGDHAYKVAVSSTKSMTGHLLGGAGGIEAVATALAVFHDQVPPTINLENPDPDCDLDYVPHQSRSLPVEVALSNSFGFGGHNVTLAFKKYRG
- a CDS encoding transketolase: MTTTAFPIDLSAYQTITLDPTIPTLTDEQRAALQANIQLCRDAIVFFTATGAAKGVGGHTGGPYDTVPEVVIMDALFRGNPDKFVPIFFDEAGHRVGTQYLMAAIYGDLPAEQLTRYREAHSKLPGHPELGLTPGVKFSSGRLGHMWPYVNGVAMANPGKVVFCLGSDGSQQEGNDAEAARLAVAQHLNVKLIIDDNDVTIAGHPSKYLPGFTVTKTLEGHGVKVLEGDGEDLDGLYARICEAVNTPGTVAVVNKRPMCVGIEGLEGSNHGHDVISVEKAIAYLEKRGRTDAVTFLKGITKPKQDYTFLGSGDKWGSNRNVFGDAVVGILGKMSEAERKEKVMVIDSDLEGSCGLKKIHDAHPEVFVPSGIMERGNLSAAAGFGMEKGKQGIFATFAAFLEMCISEITMARLNYSNLLCHFSHSGIDDMADNTCHFGLNNFFADNGLDDGYDTKLYFPADAAQMKAVVEAVFFDPGLRFIFSTRSKTPNILKADGSDFFGEGYTFVPGKDEIIREGTAGYIVAVGDALYRALDAVERLKQEGIDVGLVNKPTLNVVDEEMMATIGKSPFVLIVEAFNRKTGLGSRFGSWLLERGYAPKFAYLGTHKEGCGGLWEQFPHQGLDPVSIMTKVKALLG
- a CDS encoding winged helix-turn-helix domain-containing protein, which translates into the protein MSNLLGHPIHLQRGREYLRAMELRRRCPRSQHQETDPVAQAAWKPTSRNG
- a CDS encoding transposase, which codes for MVDRAAFHTSAKVHTPKGVHLFYLPPNSPELQLAKRLWLLTNEAIANRSFADLKELEAVTAHCCWVLLQRTDFIQGLTKLLLVGRGGRLTMAN